In Mangrovivirga cuniculi, the following proteins share a genomic window:
- the mutL gene encoding DNA mismatch repair endonuclease MutL, whose amino-acid sequence MSDVIQLLPDAIANQIAAGEVVQRPSSVVKELLENSIDAGADHITLRIKDAGRALIQVTDNGCGMTGTDARMSFERHATSKIRQSNDLFNIKTMGFRGEAMASIAAVAQVEMKTRCEGEELGTLICIEGSEVKKQEPVACPEGTTTSVKNLFFNVPARRNFLKSNAVEMKHIIEEFQRVALAHSEKTFVLYQNDMELFNLSEGKLSQRIVGIFGKKYQQQLAACEAETEFVSVKGYIGRPESAKKTRGDQYFFVNNRFIKSAYLNHAVTRAFEQLIPEGSFPFFVLFMEIDPKHIDINVHPTKTEIKLDDERAVYAVIHAAVKQALGLHNFSPSLDFETDVNFDAAAEQRSSGTRTFSSGINNFQGNKPTKRESNNLKNWDKLFDSAQSEAIPKLTEEERKLQGDLRSSALNFEEFEEEEQSEESSSLTFESKASSNWNQNEEKYEGASTFQLHNQYLITQVRSGMMLIDQQAAHERILFEKYIVSAESGNAGSQQSLFPQTMELSPGDFSLYLDLEDEILKLGFEVEVFGKNALIIRGIPSDLADRSEKEIFEGLLEQYKHYQSDLDLPVREKLARSLAKRSCVKKGKVMQKEECESLINQLFACKNPNFTPDGKTVFRLLSLEEIAQLLNR is encoded by the coding sequence ATGTCAGATGTAATTCAGCTGCTTCCAGATGCAATAGCAAACCAGATTGCAGCAGGAGAAGTAGTTCAGCGTCCCTCATCAGTAGTTAAAGAGCTTCTTGAAAATTCTATTGATGCCGGAGCGGATCATATCACTCTTCGTATTAAAGATGCCGGTCGGGCGCTAATCCAGGTTACCGATAATGGGTGTGGTATGACTGGGACTGACGCAAGAATGAGTTTTGAAAGACATGCTACATCGAAGATCAGACAATCTAATGATCTTTTTAATATCAAAACGATGGGTTTTCGTGGAGAAGCTATGGCATCGATTGCTGCGGTTGCACAAGTAGAGATGAAAACTCGTTGTGAAGGAGAAGAATTAGGTACTTTAATATGCATTGAGGGTTCAGAAGTTAAAAAACAAGAACCGGTGGCCTGCCCTGAAGGAACCACTACTTCAGTGAAGAATTTGTTTTTTAATGTTCCTGCCAGGAGAAATTTTCTGAAATCTAATGCGGTGGAGATGAAGCATATCATTGAAGAATTTCAACGAGTTGCTTTGGCTCATTCTGAAAAAACTTTTGTTCTATATCAAAATGATATGGAGCTGTTTAATCTTTCAGAAGGTAAGCTGTCTCAGAGAATAGTTGGTATTTTCGGTAAAAAATATCAACAACAACTGGCTGCATGCGAAGCTGAAACCGAATTTGTATCTGTAAAAGGATATATCGGAAGGCCGGAAAGTGCCAAGAAGACTCGTGGTGATCAGTATTTTTTTGTGAATAACCGGTTTATTAAAAGTGCTTATCTAAATCACGCTGTTACCAGGGCCTTTGAACAACTTATTCCCGAAGGGAGTTTTCCGTTTTTTGTGTTGTTTATGGAAATAGACCCTAAACACATTGATATAAATGTACACCCAACGAAAACAGAGATAAAACTTGACGATGAACGAGCAGTTTATGCTGTCATTCACGCGGCTGTTAAACAAGCATTAGGATTGCATAACTTCAGTCCGTCGCTGGACTTTGAAACTGATGTAAATTTTGATGCCGCTGCAGAACAGAGAAGTTCAGGAACAAGAACCTTTTCCTCAGGAATAAATAACTTTCAAGGAAACAAGCCTACTAAAAGGGAGAGTAATAATCTCAAAAACTGGGATAAATTGTTTGATTCAGCTCAATCAGAGGCTATTCCAAAGTTGACTGAGGAGGAAAGGAAGCTACAAGGAGACCTGAGAAGTTCAGCATTAAATTTTGAAGAATTTGAAGAGGAAGAACAAAGTGAAGAATCCAGTTCATTAACATTTGAAAGTAAAGCTTCTTCCAATTGGAATCAGAATGAGGAGAAGTATGAGGGCGCTTCGACCTTTCAGCTCCACAATCAATATTTAATCACACAGGTCAGATCTGGTATGATGCTGATCGATCAGCAGGCTGCTCACGAACGGATTTTATTTGAGAAATATATCGTTTCAGCTGAATCCGGAAATGCGGGGAGTCAGCAATCATTGTTTCCACAGACGATGGAGTTAAGTCCGGGTGATTTTTCTCTATATCTTGATCTTGAGGATGAAATACTAAAGCTTGGATTTGAAGTGGAGGTGTTTGGAAAGAATGCATTGATTATCAGAGGGATTCCTTCTGATCTGGCTGACAGGAGTGAAAAAGAAATTTTTGAAGGATTGCTGGAACAGTATAAACATTATCAGTCAGATCTTGATTTACCTGTTAGAGAGAAGCTTGCACGATCACTAGCTAAGAGATCTTGTGTGAAAAAAGGTAAAGTGATGCAAAAAGAAGAATGTGAATCGTTAATTAATCAGCTTTTTGCCTGTAAAAATCCTAATTTCACTCCTGATGGAAAGACAGTATTCAGACTTCTTTCACTTGAAGAAATAGCACAATTGTTAAACAGATAA
- a CDS encoding rhomboid family intramembrane serine protease has protein sequence MFGRLTPVVKNLLLINILIFILANVINSYFGADINNFLGLYYVRSENFEPFQFVTYMFTHAYADPRGGFYLWHLFGNMLALFIFGPNLERTWGAKNFLIYYMVCGLGAGLIQTGVMYAEVRPIEEGYNEFISQPTPENFDYFVQEHVTLDYYVQDMGNGYGRKIDRVNIFDLKNEWSENPNNLELRKTAIDVARIVYERYANIPTVGASGAIFGILLAFGMLFPNVVLMLLFPPIPIKAKYFVMFYGAYELYSVFQAAPNDNVAHFAHLGGMLFGFIMIKYWNRYV, from the coding sequence ATGTTTGGACGGTTAACACCTGTTGTTAAGAACCTGTTACTGATCAATATTTTGATCTTCATATTGGCTAATGTCATTAATTCCTATTTCGGAGCTGATATAAATAATTTCCTTGGACTTTATTATGTCAGGTCAGAGAACTTTGAGCCATTTCAGTTTGTTACTTATATGTTCACTCATGCATATGCCGATCCGAGAGGAGGATTTTATCTTTGGCACCTATTCGGAAATATGCTTGCACTTTTTATTTTCGGGCCAAATCTTGAGAGAACCTGGGGAGCAAAGAACTTTTTGATCTATTATATGGTTTGTGGTCTTGGAGCCGGATTAATACAGACTGGTGTAATGTATGCGGAAGTAAGGCCAATAGAAGAGGGATATAATGAGTTTATTAGTCAGCCGACACCTGAGAACTTTGATTATTTTGTTCAGGAACATGTGACCCTGGATTATTATGTCCAGGATATGGGGAATGGATATGGAAGGAAAATAGACCGCGTAAACATATTTGATCTAAAGAATGAATGGTCGGAAAATCCGAACAACCTGGAATTAAGAAAAACAGCGATAGATGTTGCAAGGATAGTTTATGAAAGGTATGCCAATATCCCGACTGTCGGGGCTTCAGGAGCAATTTTTGGTATCCTGTTAGCATTTGGAATGCTCTTCCCAAACGTAGTATTGATGTTGTTATTTCCACCAATACCGATAAAGGCAAAGTATTTTGTCATGTTTTATGGGGCTTATGAGTTATATTCAGTATTCCAGGCAGCACCAAATGACAATGTCGCTCACTTTGCTCACTTAGGAGGTATGCTTTTTGGGTTTATTATGATCAAATACTGGAATCGTTACGTATAA
- a CDS encoding rhomboid family intramembrane serine protease — protein MLNSFVDDFKNAWNRPNNAVMQLIFINVIVFLAMAVVTVITNLSGFGEFGNTFLVELFYIPGAFSEFITRPWTIITYAFAHNLRDIFHILFNMLFLYWFGRLITEYLGSDRVISIYINGAIFGAILYLLAYNFVPFYIERTPILGMIGASAAVNAIMVGAATLLPNYTFHLLLLGPVRIKYIAAFFVVVSFIGSVGDNAGGNVAHLGGAFMGWLYVSQLQKGTDLGRWVYAIISFFRGLFKPKPKIKVTYKKQSAKSTGSKRSSTTSTSSGNASQEEIDRILDKISEKGYSSLSKEEKQKLFDASKK, from the coding sequence ATGTTAAATTCATTTGTAGATGATTTTAAAAATGCATGGAATCGGCCGAATAATGCCGTGATGCAATTGATATTCATCAATGTCATTGTGTTTTTGGCTATGGCAGTGGTGACGGTTATTACCAATTTATCAGGGTTTGGAGAATTTGGGAATACCTTTCTTGTAGAGCTTTTTTATATTCCCGGAGCATTCTCGGAATTCATTACACGCCCATGGACAATTATTACTTACGCCTTTGCACATAACCTGAGAGATATCTTTCACATTCTGTTTAATATGCTTTTCCTCTATTGGTTTGGAAGACTGATTACAGAATATTTGGGTAGTGACAGAGTAATTAGTATTTATATAAATGGTGCGATATTCGGTGCGATACTTTATCTTCTGGCCTATAATTTTGTTCCCTTTTATATTGAAAGAACCCCAATTCTGGGAATGATTGGTGCGTCAGCTGCAGTAAATGCCATAATGGTTGGAGCTGCAACACTTTTGCCTAATTATACTTTTCACCTGTTGCTTTTAGGGCCAGTAAGAATAAAGTATATAGCTGCCTTCTTTGTGGTTGTATCATTTATCGGATCGGTAGGAGATAATGCCGGAGGAAATGTTGCTCATCTCGGGGGTGCATTTATGGGATGGCTTTATGTAAGTCAATTACAAAAAGGCACCGATCTGGGAAGATGGGTTTATGCGATAATTTCCTTCTTCAGAGGTTTATTTAAACCAAAGCCGAAAATTAAGGTAACCTATAAAAAACAAAGTGCTAAATCTACCGGTAGCAAACGAAGTTCGACTACTTCTACTTCTTCAGGTAATGCATCCCAGGAAGAAATTGATAGAATTCTGGATAAGATATCCGAAAAGGGGTATAGTTCACTTTCCAAGGAAGAAAAGCAAAAGTTATTTGACGCTAGCAAGAAATAA
- the uvrB gene encoding excinuclease ABC subunit UvrB, translating to MSFKLQSQYEPTGDQPKAIEQLTEGINNNEPAQVLLGVTGSGKTFTMANVIQNVDKPTLVLSHNKTLAAQLYGELKQFFPDNAVEYFISYYDYYQPEAFNPGTNVYIEKDLSINDEIEKLRLSATSALLSGRRDVIVVASVSCIYGIGNPEEFGKNVIKVAVGDRIPRSQFLYALVDILYARSETEFTHGKFRVKGDTVDIFVAYADFAYRIIFWGDEIEEIHRVDPETGKKIASENRITIFPANLFVTGKDVLQQAINEIQNDMVKQVNYFEREGRFLEAKRLKERTEFDLEMIRELGYCSGIENYSRYFDRRTPGSRPFCLLDYFPDDYMMVIDESHVTVPQVRAMWGGDRSRKVNLVEHGFRLPSAMDNRPLDFNEFETMINQVVYVTATPGDYELQKSEGVIVEQLIRPTGLLDPKIDVRPSGDQIDDLLHEIIERIKMKDRVLVTTLTKRMAEELTLFLERANIKCRYIHSEVKPLDRVEILRELRLGIFDVLVGVNLLREGLDLPEVSLVAILDADKEGFLRNQRSLVQTIGRAARNVNGKVIMYADKITASMQTAIDETDRRRTVQQEYNEKHGITPQTVGREREQVLSSTKVADAKKGTKKYYSGPEETSVAADPVVQYMNKEQLEKQKTATMKKMEKAAKDLDFMEAARLRDEMMELEKLLAEKK from the coding sequence ATGTCATTTAAGTTACAATCTCAGTATGAGCCAACAGGTGATCAGCCGAAAGCCATAGAGCAACTCACCGAGGGCATTAACAATAATGAACCTGCACAGGTATTGTTGGGTGTAACCGGATCGGGTAAAACCTTTACGATGGCCAATGTAATTCAGAATGTAGACAAACCAACATTGGTACTATCACATAATAAAACTCTTGCGGCCCAGCTTTATGGAGAATTGAAGCAATTCTTTCCCGATAATGCTGTAGAATATTTTATATCCTATTATGACTATTATCAACCTGAGGCTTTTAATCCAGGAACCAATGTCTATATCGAAAAAGATCTTTCGATAAACGATGAAATTGAAAAGTTGAGATTGAGTGCAACCTCTGCTTTATTATCCGGACGCCGGGATGTTATTGTTGTAGCTTCTGTAAGCTGTATTTATGGTATTGGTAATCCGGAAGAATTCGGGAAAAATGTCATTAAAGTAGCTGTTGGTGATCGAATACCGAGGAGTCAGTTTTTATATGCATTAGTCGATATTTTATATGCCCGTTCGGAGACTGAATTCACACATGGAAAATTCAGGGTAAAAGGAGATACAGTAGATATTTTCGTGGCCTATGCTGATTTTGCCTACAGGATAATTTTCTGGGGAGATGAAATCGAGGAAATTCACCGCGTAGATCCCGAAACTGGGAAAAAGATCGCTTCAGAAAACCGAATCACAATTTTCCCGGCTAATCTGTTCGTGACCGGAAAAGATGTACTTCAACAGGCAATCAATGAGATTCAGAATGATATGGTCAAGCAGGTTAATTACTTTGAACGCGAAGGCCGGTTCCTGGAAGCTAAGAGATTAAAAGAAAGAACAGAATTTGATCTTGAGATGATCAGGGAGTTGGGGTATTGTTCGGGTATAGAAAATTATTCCAGATATTTTGACCGCCGGACCCCAGGTAGCAGGCCTTTCTGCCTTTTAGATTATTTTCCTGATGATTACATGATGGTCATTGACGAGAGCCATGTCACTGTGCCGCAGGTGAGAGCTATGTGGGGTGGAGACCGATCACGTAAAGTCAATCTTGTAGAACATGGATTCAGACTACCCTCTGCAATGGATAACAGACCATTGGATTTCAACGAGTTTGAAACCATGATAAACCAGGTAGTGTATGTTACTGCTACTCCGGGAGATTATGAATTACAAAAGTCTGAAGGGGTAATAGTCGAGCAATTAATTAGACCGACTGGGTTACTGGACCCGAAGATTGATGTCAGGCCAAGCGGTGACCAGATCGATGATCTTTTACATGAGATTATCGAGCGAATCAAGATGAAAGACAGGGTATTGGTGACTACTTTGACTAAGAGAATGGCTGAAGAGCTGACCTTATTTTTAGAAAGGGCTAATATAAAATGCCGGTACATTCATTCAGAGGTTAAACCACTTGACAGAGTAGAGATTTTAAGAGAATTAAGATTGGGTATTTTCGATGTACTTGTTGGTGTAAACCTTTTGAGAGAAGGACTTGATCTACCGGAAGTTTCATTAGTGGCAATTTTGGATGCTGACAAAGAAGGCTTTCTGAGAAATCAGCGTAGTCTGGTTCAGACTATTGGCCGTGCAGCAAGAAATGTCAATGGTAAGGTGATCATGTATGCAGATAAGATTACTGCGAGCATGCAAACGGCGATTGATGAAACCGACCGTAGAAGAACTGTTCAGCAAGAATATAATGAGAAGCATGGCATTACACCACAAACAGTAGGACGTGAGCGCGAACAAGTCTTGAGTTCTACAAAAGTTGCCGATGCTAAAAAAGGAACGAAAAAATATTATTCCGGTCCTGAAGAAACATCAGTGGCGGCTGACCCGGTTGTTCAGTATATGAATAAAGAACAGCTTGAAAAGCAAAAGACTGCGACTATGAAAAAGATGGAAAAAGCTGCCAAAGATCTGGATTTTATGGAGGCTGCCCGTCTCCGTGATGAGATGATGGAGCTTGAAAAATTACTGGCTGAAAAGAAATAA
- a CDS encoding amidase, with protein MKRRNFLKNSLSGSVAAGALSILPGSQILASENQQSNSSKNKYNNFEFLEWDIARMRRSMESGDLTSYKLTKAYLKRIEELNHNGPNLKAVIAVNPKAEDQARQRDAERVAGKTKGPMHGIPVLIKDNINISGMPTTAGSLALSNHTPDNAFIINKLEEAGAVILGKANLSEWANFRSVRSSSGWSGVGGQCKNPYSLDRSPCGSSSGSGVAVAANMCAVAIGTETNGSIVCPSGINGIVGIKPTVGLWSREGIIPISHTQDTAGPMARTVSDAAVLLAACMGKDSSDPATQEMADDMNFDDALDELSLKDARLGVAKNYMGKHKEVDAAMEKSILAMREAGAQIIEIDNILGDDIGDAEMTVLLYEFKDGLNKYLKTYDAPYKSLAELIEYNKKNESSELKWFGQEIFEMAEKKGSLKEQEYLDALVKIRTNTQKNGIDKYMKEHDLDAIIMPTNAPSWTIDLLLGDHGYAGSSGAAAMSGYPNITVPSGDIHGMPIGVSFVGRAWSEKKLIGLAYAFEQLTNKRMIPQYRASVSAESES; from the coding sequence ATGAAAAGACGTAATTTTTTAAAGAACAGCCTGTCGGGATCAGTTGCAGCCGGGGCTTTAAGTATATTGCCAGGTAGTCAAATTCTGGCTTCGGAAAACCAGCAATCAAATTCCTCAAAGAACAAGTATAATAATTTTGAATTTCTCGAATGGGATATCGCCCGTATGCGGCGGTCGATGGAAAGTGGAGACCTGACATCTTATAAGCTTACTAAGGCATACTTAAAGCGTATAGAAGAGTTAAATCATAATGGGCCGAATTTAAAAGCGGTTATCGCTGTAAATCCCAAAGCGGAAGATCAGGCCAGGCAACGAGATGCAGAAAGAGTAGCGGGAAAGACGAAAGGTCCGATGCATGGAATTCCCGTTTTGATCAAAGATAATATTAACATTTCAGGCATGCCGACAACAGCCGGGTCTCTGGCGTTAAGTAATCACACCCCTGATAATGCTTTTATAATTAATAAGCTCGAGGAGGCCGGTGCGGTGATCCTTGGTAAAGCAAATCTTAGTGAATGGGCAAATTTCAGATCAGTAAGATCCTCTTCAGGATGGAGTGGAGTAGGAGGTCAGTGTAAAAACCCATATTCTCTGGATCGTTCTCCATGTGGTTCAAGTAGTGGAAGTGGTGTTGCCGTGGCAGCAAATATGTGTGCGGTTGCTATTGGTACAGAAACCAATGGATCGATAGTTTGTCCTTCGGGAATCAATGGAATTGTAGGAATAAAGCCCACAGTTGGATTGTGGAGTCGAGAGGGAATCATACCTATTTCTCATACTCAGGATACAGCCGGACCGATGGCGAGGACAGTTTCTGATGCAGCAGTATTGCTGGCAGCATGTATGGGGAAAGATTCAAGTGATCCGGCAACCCAGGAGATGGCAGATGACATGAATTTTGATGATGCCCTGGATGAGCTTTCATTGAAAGATGCCCGCTTAGGGGTGGCAAAAAACTACATGGGTAAGCATAAAGAAGTTGATGCTGCTATGGAGAAATCGATATTAGCAATGCGGGAAGCCGGGGCACAAATAATTGAGATCGACAATATTCTGGGCGATGATATTGGAGATGCTGAAATGACAGTCTTGCTTTATGAGTTTAAAGACGGATTAAACAAATATTTGAAAACCTATGACGCTCCTTATAAATCTTTAGCTGAATTGATCGAATACAATAAGAAAAATGAATCCTCCGAATTAAAATGGTTTGGTCAGGAGATCTTCGAGATGGCTGAGAAAAAAGGATCGCTTAAGGAGCAGGAATATTTAGACGCTCTTGTAAAGATCCGGACAAATACTCAGAAAAATGGCATCGATAAATACATGAAAGAACATGATCTGGATGCGATAATCATGCCTACAAATGCTCCGTCATGGACTATTGACTTACTGCTTGGAGATCATGGGTACGCAGGATCATCAGGCGCTGCAGCAATGTCGGGATATCCGAATATAACAGTTCCTTCCGGAGATATTCATGGTATGCCTATTGGTGTTTCATTTGTTGGAAGAGCCTGGTCGGAGAAAAAACTGATTGGATTAGCCTATGCTTTTGAACAGCTAACAAATAAACGCATGATACCCCAATATCGAGCTTCCGTAAGTGCTGAATCGGAATCCTGA
- a CDS encoding glycosyltransferase family protein yields the protein MKVSGFTFIKNAIKFDYPIEEAIKSILPLCDEVVVAVGDSQDETRKLIENIDPKIKIIDTVWDHSLAAGGKVLAAETNKAFENVSKDSDWCFYIQGDEVMHEKYIPEVRKAMEKWKDDPKVDGLLFNYLHFYASYDYIGTSSNWYRREIRVIKNDASIYSYRDAQGFRKNDDEKLNVKLIDAFIYHYGWVKEPKKMLAKRENFVKLYRGSEAKEQHVTDEGYDYSRIDALDHFEGSHPKVMHDRIERKNWKFEHDITYSRLSFKEKFKRFIRKTTGYHIWEYRNYNLLK from the coding sequence ATGAAAGTTTCGGGTTTTACCTTCATAAAAAATGCTATCAAATTTGACTACCCCATCGAAGAGGCAATAAAATCTATTCTTCCTTTATGTGATGAAGTAGTCGTAGCGGTTGGAGACTCGCAGGACGAAACCCGGAAACTAATAGAAAATATAGACCCGAAAATAAAGATTATTGATACTGTATGGGATCATTCACTTGCAGCAGGAGGTAAAGTACTGGCAGCTGAAACAAATAAGGCCTTTGAAAATGTATCTAAAGATAGCGATTGGTGTTTTTATATACAGGGTGATGAAGTGATGCATGAGAAATACATTCCGGAAGTCCGAAAGGCTATGGAAAAATGGAAAGATGATCCAAAAGTCGATGGCCTGCTATTTAATTACCTGCATTTTTATGCTTCTTACGATTATATAGGCACTTCTTCTAATTGGTACCGCCGTGAAATAAGGGTGATCAAAAATGATGCATCCATTTATTCTTACCGTGATGCCCAGGGCTTTAGAAAAAACGACGATGAAAAGCTGAATGTCAAGTTGATCGATGCTTTCATCTATCACTATGGCTGGGTGAAGGAGCCAAAAAAAATGCTGGCAAAAAGAGAGAACTTTGTAAAACTCTACAGGGGATCGGAAGCTAAAGAACAGCACGTCACTGATGAAGGATATGATTATTCAAGAATTGATGCCCTTGATCATTTTGAAGGTTCACACCCAAAAGTAATGCATGACCGGATCGAAAGAAAGAATTGGAAATTTGAACACGACATAACATATAGCCGATTATCTTTCAAAGAAAAGTTTAAACGATTCATTCGAAAAACAACCGGCTATCATATCTGGGAATATCGAAATTATAATCTTCTTAAATAA
- a CDS encoding glycosyltransferase, producing the protein MDSILLILDAAASLKGQNIRFDLTGVNSEQTKIIKYITDNDIRNVNLINFEDEKELNLLINYSSVCLGIFGNSKKSNLGIPKDLFKYAACRKPIISKNSLALKEVFTPGRDILAVENSAERIASMIRELKNDPEMGQMVGHMAKKKIERDHHFRHSAAMLLKAMKKLKLR; encoded by the coding sequence CTGGACAGTATCTTATTAATTTTAGATGCTGCTGCCAGCTTAAAAGGTCAAAATATCAGGTTCGATCTTACGGGTGTCAATAGTGAACAAACAAAAATAATTAAATACATAACTGATAATGACATTAGAAATGTTAACCTGATCAATTTTGAAGATGAAAAGGAACTCAACCTCCTAATCAACTACTCTTCTGTTTGCCTGGGTATATTCGGAAATTCTAAAAAATCAAACCTGGGCATCCCAAAAGACCTGTTTAAATATGCTGCATGCAGAAAGCCAATAATTTCTAAAAATTCATTAGCCTTAAAAGAGGTATTTACGCCCGGCAGGGATATACTTGCAGTAGAAAATTCAGCAGAGAGAATTGCTTCAATGATCCGTGAATTAAAAAATGATCCCGAAATGGGACAAATGGTCGGTCACATGGCAAAGAAAAAAATTGAACGTGATCATCATTTCAGACATTCGGCGGCAATGTTACTTAAGGCAATGAAAAAATTAAAATTGAGATAA
- a CDS encoding YifB family Mg chelatase-like AAA ATPase: protein MLSRCYGSAVHGVEAVTITIEVSVMKGNKFFMVGLPDNAVKESEQRVEAALKYNGYYFPRQRVVVNLAPADIRKEGSSYDLTIAMGMLKSSGQIIADKLEDYLIMGELALDGSLRPIKGALPICIQARNEGFKYFMLPEANSHEASIVEGIKVLPVQSLKQAIDHIEGFQKIEPIKVDPNDAYFTNHNEYGVDFSDVQGQENIKRGMEIAAAGGHNVLMVGPPGSGKTMLAKRLPSILPPMTMSEALETTKIHSVAGKLGEKTSLLNSRPFRSPHHTISDVALVGGGGHPQPGEISLAHNGVLFLDELPEFKRTVLEVMRQPLEERTVTISRARATVDFPANFMLIASMNPSPSGDFYNPEEEHPDSEMAVQRYLNKVSGPLLDRIDLHIEVTPVSFDEMTAQRKAESSQSIRERVLLARHIQLERFKDMEGIHNNAMMPSQLIKKMCRVDETGKELLKSAMERLGLSARAYDRILKVARTIADLDQSETIKPAHLAEAIQYRSLDRMMGIGV, encoded by the coding sequence ATGTTATCAAGATGTTATGGCAGCGCAGTTCATGGCGTGGAAGCCGTTACTATTACGATCGAAGTGAGCGTAATGAAAGGCAATAAATTTTTTATGGTCGGCCTCCCCGACAATGCGGTAAAAGAAAGTGAACAAAGAGTTGAAGCGGCACTCAAATACAATGGTTATTATTTCCCCAGACAACGGGTAGTAGTAAACCTGGCCCCTGCAGATATTCGAAAAGAGGGTTCTTCTTACGACCTGACCATCGCCATGGGGATGCTGAAGTCTTCAGGTCAGATAATTGCCGATAAATTAGAAGATTACCTGATTATGGGTGAGCTCGCTCTTGATGGTTCACTCCGTCCAATCAAAGGAGCATTGCCAATATGTATCCAGGCCAGAAACGAAGGGTTTAAATATTTTATGCTTCCGGAAGCTAATTCCCACGAAGCTTCTATTGTAGAAGGCATCAAAGTTCTCCCAGTGCAATCCCTTAAACAGGCTATTGACCATATTGAAGGCTTTCAAAAAATTGAACCAATAAAAGTCGATCCCAATGATGCATATTTCACTAACCACAATGAATATGGCGTAGACTTTTCTGATGTTCAGGGACAGGAAAACATAAAGCGTGGAATGGAAATCGCAGCTGCAGGAGGCCATAACGTCCTGATGGTTGGTCCTCCGGGATCAGGAAAAACCATGCTGGCCAAAAGGTTGCCTTCGATTCTGCCACCTATGACCATGAGCGAAGCCCTGGAAACAACTAAGATTCATTCTGTAGCAGGTAAACTCGGAGAAAAAACCTCATTGCTAAATAGCCGGCCTTTCAGGTCACCCCACCATACAATTAGCGATGTAGCCTTAGTCGGTGGAGGTGGTCACCCTCAACCAGGAGAAATTTCCCTGGCGCATAACGGAGTCTTGTTTCTCGATGAACTTCCTGAATTTAAAAGAACAGTTTTAGAAGTGATGCGCCAGCCTTTAGAGGAAAGAACGGTAACCATTTCAAGGGCAAGGGCAACTGTAGATTTTCCCGCAAACTTTATGCTTATCGCTTCGATGAACCCAAGCCCATCTGGAGACTTTTATAATCCCGAGGAAGAACATCCTGATTCGGAAATGGCTGTGCAACGATATCTTAACAAGGTCAGTGGTCCGCTACTCGATAGAATTGATCTTCACATTGAAGTAACGCCGGTTTCTTTTGATGAAATGACCGCCCAGAGAAAAGCGGAAAGTAGTCAGTCGATTCGTGAGAGAGTACTCCTTGCCAGGCATATCCAGTTAGAACGATTTAAGGATATGGAAGGAATTCACAATAATGCCATGATGCCCTCCCAGTTGATTAAAAAAATGTGTCGCGTTGATGAGACAGGCAAAGAATTACTAAAATCTGCCATGGAAAGACTCGGATTGTCTGCCAGGGCTTATGATAGAATACTTAAAGTAGCCAGAACGATTGCCGATCTCGATCAAAGTGAAACCATTAAACCAGCTCATTTAGCAGAGGCCATTCAATACCGATCACTGGACAGGATGATGGGTATTGGGGTGTGA